In Brevibacterium zhoupengii, the following are encoded in one genomic region:
- a CDS encoding alpha/beta hydrolase family protein: MNTEELGAQRSLSYGNDKDQVFDLWLPIGSYIRGIAVLVHGGYWRQRLDRSLMAPMAELLVAEGWAIANVEYRRGPDSPWPIPSSDLRTAAQKVRAVAAAESISGPFVFIGHSVGGQLCLLNSDYSDALVALAPVTDTARVYAERLGDGAAHEYFQRSPHEAPDVYQNSSPICCAPPEVPTLLVQGNNDDRVPPEHTARFADMVRPTTFVDLHCFDQVGHIELIRADSEHWVSTLRWMNALTL; the protein is encoded by the coding sequence ATGAATACTGAAGAGCTCGGAGCGCAACGATCGCTCTCGTATGGAAATGACAAAGACCAGGTCTTCGACCTCTGGCTTCCAATAGGCAGTTACATCCGCGGTATCGCAGTATTGGTCCATGGCGGATATTGGCGCCAGCGCCTCGATCGATCCTTGATGGCGCCGATGGCGGAACTGCTCGTCGCCGAGGGATGGGCTATCGCGAACGTTGAGTACCGCCGGGGCCCAGACAGTCCCTGGCCGATCCCGTCGAGCGACCTTCGCACCGCTGCACAGAAGGTTCGCGCAGTCGCAGCCGCGGAGTCAATTTCAGGACCCTTCGTCTTCATCGGCCACTCAGTCGGAGGCCAACTGTGTCTGCTCAACTCCGATTATTCAGATGCGCTGGTGGCATTGGCTCCCGTTACCGATACCGCGAGAGTCTATGCCGAGCGTCTGGGTGACGGCGCTGCCCATGAGTATTTCCAAAGATCGCCCCATGAGGCGCCAGATGTCTATCAAAATTCATCGCCAATATGCTGCGCACCCCCGGAAGTTCCCACTTTGCTGGTGCAGGGCAACAACGATGATCGTGTTCCACCTGAGCACACAGCGAGGTTCGCAGACATGGTCCGCCCCACGACCTTTGTCGACCTGCATTGCTTCGATCAAGTTGGGCATATCGAACTAATAAGGGCCGATTCAGAGCATTGGGTTTCAACTCTGCGCTGGATGAATGCGCTGACACTATAA
- a CDS encoding cyclase family protein, translated as MSQPVSAESATAALAQALGDGGLEIVDLTAPLSSSTPTLELPDPFNNLIDFSIDNQAEYDDRGPYWKHANIHTGEHIGTHIDAPIHWISGREGKDVSQVEPARLIGPALVLDFSAQANEHPDHLIDVADIEAWEAENGAFPQNCWVLVRTGWDSRAGDRQSFLNKYDGSSHTPGFTSQCALWLAERSEISGVGVETVGIDAGGAAALEPAFPMHYHLLGHDKYGITSLRNLQKLPARGAIIVIAPLPIAGGTGSPVRVYALVDGSTGGIQ; from the coding sequence ATGTCTCAACCTGTAAGCGCCGAATCAGCCACTGCCGCGCTAGCTCAAGCGCTAGGCGACGGGGGACTCGAAATAGTTGATCTGACTGCGCCCTTGTCGAGCAGCACCCCAACCTTGGAACTGCCCGATCCGTTCAATAACCTCATTGATTTTTCGATCGACAATCAGGCTGAATACGACGATCGCGGACCGTACTGGAAGCACGCGAATATTCACACCGGTGAACATATCGGCACCCATATCGACGCACCCATTCACTGGATTTCTGGACGGGAAGGTAAGGATGTTTCGCAGGTGGAGCCAGCACGTCTCATCGGACCAGCACTCGTACTCGACTTCTCAGCACAGGCGAACGAGCATCCGGACCATCTGATCGATGTCGCCGATATTGAGGCCTGGGAAGCGGAGAACGGTGCATTTCCACAAAACTGCTGGGTGCTGGTGCGAACAGGCTGGGACTCCCGGGCGGGCGACCGGCAGAGCTTCCTCAACAAATACGATGGAAGCTCACACACTCCCGGTTTCACGTCTCAGTGCGCCCTATGGCTGGCCGAACGTTCCGAGATCTCTGGCGTTGGTGTCGAGACCGTCGGCATCGACGCCGGGGGAGCAGCAGCGCTCGAGCCAGCTTTTCCCATGCACTACCATCTGCTCGGCCATGACAAATATGGGATCACTTCGCTCAGGAACTTGCAGAAGTTGCCGGCTAGAGGCGCGATCATTGTGATCGCGCCACTGCCAATCGCCGGGGGCACCGGATCTCCAGTGCGAGTCTACGCATTGGTCGATGGCTCCACCGGAGGCATTCAGTGA
- a CDS encoding cupin domain-containing protein, with protein sequence MESQLGQEIILGDLPKGITLASETMGNRSWNVLGHTYLSKVDGPDSFAWLSLDPADTGVPPHVHPLQDEHIYILEGIYTLYLDGEWMKAGPGDTVRMPKGLPHAYYVKGGEAAKSLFWVSPAGQLATLFDELHNVSDPEEVVRLSAQRDVNFLPPGSVPGAD encoded by the coding sequence ATGGAATCACAACTCGGCCAAGAGATTATCCTTGGAGACCTGCCCAAGGGCATTACTTTGGCAAGCGAGACGATGGGGAACAGATCGTGGAATGTCCTCGGTCATACTTACTTATCCAAGGTTGACGGCCCGGACAGCTTCGCATGGTTATCTCTGGACCCGGCTGACACCGGAGTTCCACCACACGTCCACCCCCTGCAAGACGAGCACATCTACATCCTCGAAGGCATCTACACTCTGTATCTCGACGGGGAGTGGATGAAGGCCGGCCCCGGAGACACAGTCCGTATGCCGAAGGGTCTTCCTCATGCCTACTACGTCAAAGGCGGCGAAGCTGCGAAGTCGCTGTTCTGGGTCAGTCCTGCGGGGCAGCTAGCGACGCTGTTCGATGAACTCCACAATGTCTCCGACCCCGAGGAAGTCGTAAGACTCTCGGCACAGCGCGACGTGAACTTCCTACCGCCAGGAAGCGTCCCCGGAGCCGACTGA
- a CDS encoding AMP-binding protein, with amino-acid sequence MELTPSGYVDTFARDNLPPADLWPDLEFTIDDVHYPDRLNAATTLIDDAVARFGPERLALFTPEGEEWTYGELLARSNQIARLITDDCGIVPGNRVLLRAPNTPWIVAAWLGVLKAGGVVVTTMAMLRDKEVDSLLELTQPNLALVDHRFLDGISEPAASRGVEVIPIGSDADNDLTVRSRQKAESFDNVVTAADDVALLCPTSGTTGVPKATMHFHRDILANADTFARHIVKVGPDDKCACSAPLAFTFGLGALVVFPLYFGAASLLVERATPLELAQYAHDSGVTILYTAPTAYRAIIKAGRADLLSDLRLGVSAGEHLPQATWEAVYEATGLKLIDGIGGTEMLHVFISAAGDDIKPGAVGKPVPGFRAVILDEDGHEVPDNTVGRLAVRGPLGCRYLNDERQHNYVVNGWNVTGDSFLRDDDGYFVYQARSDNMIISSGYNIGAPEVEIALNEHPDVVECAVVGKDDQERGSLVTAFIVLREEAAEGKEKAREIQSFVKTQIAPYKYPREIRFVEALPRNPSGKLQHFKLRDELKAEAATAVHA; translated from the coding sequence ATGGAACTGACTCCATCGGGCTACGTCGATACGTTCGCCCGTGACAACCTCCCACCGGCAGATCTCTGGCCCGACCTTGAATTCACCATCGACGACGTCCACTACCCGGATCGTTTGAATGCGGCCACGACGCTCATCGATGATGCAGTGGCGCGATTCGGTCCCGAAAGGCTGGCCCTTTTTACGCCGGAAGGCGAGGAATGGACCTACGGCGAACTCTTAGCCCGGTCCAATCAGATCGCCCGCCTGATAACCGATGACTGCGGAATCGTGCCCGGCAACCGCGTGCTCCTCAGGGCACCAAATACGCCATGGATTGTCGCAGCCTGGCTCGGAGTCCTCAAAGCCGGTGGCGTAGTCGTCACGACAATGGCGATGCTCAGGGACAAAGAAGTCGATTCGCTTCTCGAGCTGACTCAACCCAACCTCGCGCTCGTCGACCACCGATTCCTAGACGGAATCTCTGAACCGGCAGCCAGCCGCGGAGTCGAGGTCATCCCGATCGGGTCGGATGCTGACAACGACCTCACCGTCCGATCCAGGCAGAAGGCAGAATCGTTCGACAATGTCGTCACGGCCGCAGACGACGTGGCATTGCTCTGTCCGACTTCAGGGACAACCGGAGTGCCGAAAGCGACAATGCATTTCCACCGTGACATCCTCGCTAATGCCGACACTTTTGCCCGCCATATCGTCAAAGTCGGCCCCGATGACAAGTGCGCATGCTCAGCTCCGCTTGCCTTCACTTTCGGTCTTGGTGCGCTCGTCGTCTTCCCTCTGTACTTCGGAGCCGCGTCACTCCTTGTAGAGCGGGCAACCCCGCTTGAATTGGCGCAGTACGCTCACGACTCAGGGGTGACGATTCTCTACACGGCTCCGACGGCATACAGAGCGATCATCAAAGCGGGCCGAGCAGATCTCCTCTCTGATCTCCGACTTGGGGTCTCTGCGGGTGAGCATCTGCCGCAAGCCACCTGGGAGGCCGTATACGAGGCAACGGGGCTCAAGCTCATCGACGGCATCGGCGGCACTGAAATGCTCCACGTCTTCATATCCGCAGCAGGTGACGATATCAAGCCCGGAGCCGTAGGCAAGCCAGTGCCAGGCTTCCGCGCCGTGATCCTCGATGAAGATGGCCACGAGGTGCCAGACAACACTGTCGGCCGTCTCGCGGTGCGCGGCCCGCTGGGATGTCGGTATCTCAACGACGAGCGCCAGCACAATTATGTTGTCAACGGGTGGAACGTCACCGGCGATTCCTTCCTCCGCGACGACGACGGATACTTCGTCTATCAGGCGCGCAGCGACAACATGATCATCTCTTCCGGGTACAACATCGGCGCGCCCGAAGTCGAAATTGCGCTCAATGAGCATCCGGATGTTGTCGAATGCGCCGTCGTCGGCAAGGACGACCAGGAACGAGGGTCCCTGGTGACTGCCTTCATCGTCCTGCGAGAAGAGGCGGCGGAAGGCAAGGAAAAGGCACGCGAAATCCAGAGCTTCGTCAAGACACAGATAGCGCCATACAAGTACCCGAGAGAGATCCGCTTCGTGGAGGCTCTGCCCCGCAATCCCAGTGGAAAACTCCAACATTTCAAACTTCGTGACGAGCTCAAGGCCGAAGCTGCCACAGCCGTCCACGCATGA
- a CDS encoding thiamine pyrophosphate-binding protein, protein MTYEAETESTTLLIGSQVVARTLARLGATHCFGVVGSGNFEVTNELVATGVQYFAARHEGGAVTMADAHSRMSDVPALVSVHQGCGLTNTATGLGEAAKSRTPLILLAAEPAQGDVHSNFTIDQDALAVSVGAMPHRLHRADTVLTDVLRAWYQAVVDRQSVVLSMPLNVQSSPAVTAADVDESVDRMLEQLTRAPIVPSSIESLLAELDRAQRPVFIVGRGGRQAGEAIAELAELTGALLATSAVAKGLFNNVRHQSQAFNLGISGGFSSPNTAELIRNADLVVSFGCALNDWTTRQGRLLGEDARIVQIDVDPNAPGRYRTINLALIGDAGATAQAAQKGWIVKHGGTPRSGYRSDEARASIAIGDWRQQSVNQRDTSGTGVEPRALTLRLDEILPSERIVSVDSGNFMGYPAQFLGVPDEKGLCFTQAFQSIGLGLATAIGAALAQPGRLPVLGTGDGGFHMAIADLETAVRLRLPLVCIVYNDAAYSAEVHHFGSQAGTPPMDAVTFERTDIARIARGFGAEAITVTEISSLSAVADWLASKPTCPLIIDAQISSDGGAWWLQEAFSNH, encoded by the coding sequence GTGACTTACGAGGCAGAAACCGAGAGCACCACGCTCCTGATCGGCTCCCAGGTTGTTGCCCGCACACTCGCTCGACTTGGCGCCACCCATTGTTTCGGAGTTGTGGGCTCTGGCAATTTCGAGGTGACGAATGAACTTGTCGCCACCGGCGTGCAGTACTTCGCGGCCAGGCACGAGGGTGGTGCTGTCACCATGGCCGACGCCCATTCGAGGATGAGTGATGTGCCGGCGCTGGTCAGCGTTCACCAGGGCTGCGGGTTGACGAACACTGCTACCGGCCTCGGCGAGGCCGCCAAGTCGCGGACTCCTCTGATACTGCTCGCCGCCGAGCCGGCACAGGGAGATGTGCATTCGAACTTCACCATCGACCAGGACGCACTCGCTGTCTCGGTCGGGGCGATGCCACATCGCCTGCACCGGGCTGACACCGTGCTCACCGACGTTCTCCGAGCGTGGTATCAAGCTGTCGTCGACAGGCAATCAGTTGTGCTCAGCATGCCGCTCAATGTGCAATCGAGCCCGGCTGTGACCGCGGCAGATGTCGATGAGTCCGTCGACCGGATGCTGGAGCAGTTGACTAGGGCTCCAATAGTTCCGAGCAGCATCGAGTCTTTGCTTGCGGAGCTCGACCGGGCGCAACGTCCAGTATTCATCGTGGGCAGGGGTGGTCGGCAAGCAGGTGAAGCGATTGCCGAACTCGCTGAACTTACGGGTGCGCTCCTTGCTACTTCTGCGGTCGCGAAAGGGCTATTCAACAATGTGCGGCACCAGAGTCAGGCGTTCAACCTTGGGATTTCCGGTGGGTTCTCCTCGCCGAACACCGCTGAGCTTATCCGCAACGCAGACCTGGTCGTGAGTTTCGGTTGCGCGCTCAATGATTGGACCACGCGACAGGGGCGGCTGCTGGGCGAAGACGCACGCATTGTCCAGATCGATGTCGACCCGAACGCCCCCGGCAGATACCGGACTATTAACCTGGCCTTGATCGGTGACGCTGGTGCGACGGCGCAGGCAGCCCAGAAAGGCTGGATAGTCAAACACGGAGGTACGCCGAGATCCGGATATCGAAGCGACGAGGCTAGGGCCTCGATTGCTATCGGAGATTGGCGTCAGCAATCCGTCAATCAGAGGGACACGTCAGGAACAGGCGTCGAACCGCGTGCTCTCACACTGAGGCTTGACGAGATTTTGCCGAGCGAACGCATCGTATCTGTGGACTCCGGAAACTTCATGGGCTACCCGGCGCAATTCCTCGGGGTACCGGATGAAAAGGGCTTATGCTTCACTCAGGCGTTCCAGTCGATCGGTCTTGGACTGGCCACCGCAATCGGCGCGGCCCTGGCTCAGCCGGGGCGGCTTCCCGTGCTCGGCACTGGGGACGGTGGATTCCACATGGCCATTGCTGATCTGGAGACGGCCGTGCGACTGCGACTGCCTTTGGTCTGCATCGTGTACAACGACGCGGCCTACAGCGCCGAGGTGCATCACTTCGGATCTCAGGCGGGAACTCCGCCTATGGATGCTGTTACGTTCGAACGCACAGATATTGCGCGCATCGCTCGAGGGTTCGGTGCTGAGGCCATCACCGTCACCGAAATCTCTTCTCTTTCCGCTGTTGCCGATTGGTTGGCGAGCAAACCGACCTGTCCATTGATCATTGACGCACAGATCTCGTCGGATGGGGGAGCCTGGTGGTTGCAGGAGGCCTTCAGTAACCACTAG
- a CDS encoding bifunctional salicylyl-CoA 5-hydroxylase/oxidoreductase, which yields MKIAIVGGGPGGLYFAALMKQLDAGHEVTVWERNAASDTFGFGVVFSDETLGGIANADPVVSDYMQRHFARWADIDIHYRGKTMTVGGQGFAAMYRKDLLEMLQRRTQEVGADVRFSTVAPDIEELSRDYDVVVAADGVNSQIRRQFESDFAPSVDARPNKYMWLGTSEVFEAFKFFIKETEHGVMQVHGYPFSDKGSTFIVEMHEDVWRRAGFDATEGQSLPPGVSDEFAVGKIEEIFAEEIGDHQLLLNNSKWLNFTTVRNASWVHDNVVLLGDAAHTAHFSIGSGTKLAMEDALALAACLHEHAGIDQGLNAYETERRPVVESTQRAAQASLEWFEVLGMYAGQDPVQFAFNLLTRSRRITQENLRLRDPDFARQVEEHFASQQDSAEVAPAMFQPHSLGPQRLANRIVVSPMNMYSAGDDGVPTDFHLSHLGSKAMGGAGLVMAEMTAVSRAGRITPACVGLYSEEQVAGWRRINDFIHSHSASKTGVQLGHAGRKGSTKLMWEGIDQPLDEGNWETVSASALPYGPGNIPPNELGRDGMETILSDYVQATKNAADAGFDVIELHAAHGYLLSAFLSPIANHRTDEFGGNVENRLRFPLEVFDAVRSALPPDRALTVRISATDWIEGGNTVDDAVRIAQAFVDHGVDGIDVSTGQVTADEQPAYGRSYQTPFADRIRQEVAGPAGVSVVAVGAISSFDDANSILLAGRADLIAVGRTHLYDPNWTLHAAVEQEYEGPGAQWPNQFRAGRRKPPSARTDAVRPRLSLLRDDELIDDPHLRWKPEGQREPAFSGA from the coding sequence ATGAAAATAGCAATAGTCGGCGGGGGCCCTGGAGGACTCTATTTCGCCGCGCTTATGAAACAACTCGACGCAGGCCACGAAGTCACAGTCTGGGAACGGAACGCGGCATCGGACACGTTTGGCTTCGGCGTTGTGTTCTCTGACGAGACTCTCGGCGGCATTGCCAATGCCGACCCAGTCGTCTCTGATTACATGCAGCGACATTTTGCCCGGTGGGCCGATATCGATATCCACTATCGGGGAAAAACAATGACGGTCGGTGGACAGGGCTTCGCCGCAATGTACCGCAAGGATCTGCTTGAGATGCTCCAGCGTCGGACACAAGAAGTCGGAGCCGACGTCCGGTTCTCCACTGTGGCACCCGACATTGAGGAACTGTCCCGAGACTACGACGTCGTTGTTGCTGCAGACGGCGTGAACTCGCAGATCAGGCGGCAATTCGAGTCGGACTTCGCCCCTTCCGTCGATGCGCGCCCCAACAAGTACATGTGGTTGGGCACCTCTGAGGTATTCGAAGCGTTCAAATTCTTCATCAAGGAGACAGAACACGGTGTCATGCAGGTGCATGGCTATCCGTTCTCAGATAAGGGTTCAACCTTTATTGTCGAAATGCATGAGGATGTGTGGCGTCGTGCAGGTTTCGACGCCACTGAAGGACAGTCGCTGCCCCCCGGTGTCAGCGACGAGTTCGCGGTCGGGAAGATTGAGGAGATCTTTGCCGAGGAAATCGGTGATCATCAGCTGCTTCTCAACAATTCCAAATGGCTCAACTTCACTACGGTACGCAACGCCTCATGGGTGCATGACAATGTCGTGCTCCTTGGTGACGCTGCGCATACGGCTCACTTCTCGATCGGCTCGGGGACGAAGCTGGCTATGGAGGATGCTCTGGCTCTGGCCGCCTGCCTGCACGAGCATGCAGGGATTGACCAGGGGTTGAACGCCTATGAGACGGAACGTCGTCCGGTTGTCGAATCGACACAGCGGGCAGCGCAGGCTTCCTTGGAGTGGTTCGAAGTGCTCGGAATGTATGCTGGCCAGGACCCGGTTCAGTTTGCCTTCAACCTCCTCACTCGATCGCGGCGGATCACTCAGGAGAATCTTCGCCTGCGAGATCCCGATTTCGCTCGCCAAGTGGAAGAGCACTTTGCCTCCCAGCAGGACTCCGCCGAGGTGGCACCCGCGATGTTCCAACCCCACAGCCTCGGTCCGCAGAGACTGGCGAACCGAATAGTCGTATCGCCGATGAACATGTACTCGGCCGGGGATGACGGAGTTCCCACCGATTTTCATCTCTCCCATCTGGGTTCGAAGGCGATGGGTGGCGCTGGTCTTGTCATGGCCGAAATGACGGCTGTGTCGCGAGCGGGGAGGATCACGCCGGCGTGTGTTGGGCTCTATTCCGAGGAACAGGTTGCAGGATGGCGTCGGATCAACGACTTCATCCACTCGCATTCAGCGTCTAAGACTGGCGTGCAGCTGGGTCATGCCGGGCGCAAAGGTTCGACGAAGCTGATGTGGGAAGGCATCGACCAGCCGCTCGATGAGGGCAACTGGGAGACGGTGTCCGCCTCGGCGCTTCCCTATGGTCCGGGAAACATCCCGCCGAACGAACTCGGCCGCGACGGCATGGAGACCATTCTGTCTGACTACGTGCAGGCGACCAAAAACGCTGCAGATGCCGGCTTTGACGTCATCGAACTCCACGCGGCTCATGGCTATCTTCTCTCCGCTTTCCTCTCCCCAATAGCCAATCACCGAACGGACGAGTTTGGGGGGAATGTGGAGAACCGATTGCGGTTCCCACTGGAGGTCTTCGACGCGGTGCGAAGTGCTTTGCCGCCAGACCGTGCACTGACAGTGAGAATCTCCGCTACCGACTGGATCGAGGGTGGAAATACGGTCGATGATGCTGTGCGGATCGCACAGGCATTCGTGGACCATGGCGTGGACGGTATTGATGTATCCACCGGCCAGGTGACTGCCGACGAACAACCTGCGTACGGACGTTCATACCAGACGCCGTTCGCTGATCGAATTCGTCAGGAGGTCGCCGGACCGGCGGGGGTGTCGGTAGTCGCAGTTGGTGCGATCTCATCATTCGACGATGCGAATTCGATCCTTCTGGCCGGACGAGCTGACCTCATCGCGGTGGGCAGGACACATCTCTACGACCCGAACTGGACGCTGCATGCTGCAGTCGAACAGGAATATGAAGGGCCAGGCGCGCAATGGCCGAATCAGTTCCGTGCCGGTCGGAGGAAGCCACCGTCTGCCAGGACCGACGCCGTGAGGCCTCGACTGTCGCTGCTGCGCGATGATGAGCTGATCGATGATCCGCATCTGCGTTGGAAGCCCGAGGGGCAGAGGGAGCCGGCGTTCAGCGGAGCCTGA
- a CDS encoding MBL fold metallo-hydrolase: MSVHTLGTGGGPIVSSSRAGTSTAVRVDGTTYLFDCGMGSIRNYRRHADWGDLRAVFLTHHHSDHIYDLGSYLTTGWQVPGESFSAPIDLYGPGRPSRIPAMDGDHERALADQLKGRSLSSTTDIVDSLLDKVFASDIAIRMADERRTEPHEWIRAHNIEIPDAAGADAVDNRHPEMEPFVVYTDELVTISAILVDHRLCFPAFGFRIDSKYGSVAISGDTAYSTNCIKLANNVDLLLHEVIDLPAILSTFPDGPTRDGIEVHLRESHTSYMDVGQVARLSGAKSLVLHHVVPNTPGAADLTTMLSAVRKDYDSEVVIAEDNDVYRIRPSVTAVSDVVAQSVGAVEATV; encoded by the coding sequence ATGAGCGTTCACACCCTTGGCACTGGCGGAGGACCAATCGTCTCGAGCTCCCGGGCTGGGACCAGCACTGCAGTTCGAGTCGATGGCACGACTTACCTCTTCGACTGTGGGATGGGAAGCATTCGCAATTATCGCAGGCATGCGGACTGGGGCGATCTGCGAGCGGTGTTCCTGACGCATCATCACTCTGACCACATATATGATCTCGGTTCGTATCTCACCACCGGGTGGCAGGTTCCCGGCGAGTCGTTCAGTGCGCCCATTGATCTGTATGGACCTGGAAGGCCCTCGCGTATTCCAGCGATGGACGGCGATCACGAAAGAGCGTTAGCAGACCAACTCAAGGGTCGGAGTCTGTCGAGTACAACCGATATCGTCGACTCATTGCTGGACAAGGTCTTTGCCTCCGACATTGCGATTCGGATGGCTGACGAGAGAAGAACGGAGCCTCATGAGTGGATTCGTGCGCACAATATCGAGATACCGGACGCAGCGGGCGCCGACGCCGTTGATAATCGGCACCCTGAAATGGAGCCCTTTGTGGTCTATACGGATGAGCTGGTCACGATCTCGGCCATCCTCGTCGACCACCGCCTGTGTTTCCCAGCGTTCGGATTCCGCATTGATTCCAAATATGGCTCCGTTGCGATCTCGGGTGATACCGCCTACTCGACGAACTGCATAAAACTTGCCAACAACGTCGACCTGCTGCTGCACGAAGTCATCGACCTCCCCGCCATTCTCAGCACATTCCCTGATGGTCCGACTCGTGATGGGATCGAAGTGCATCTGCGCGAATCTCACACGAGTTACATGGACGTCGGTCAGGTTGCCAGGCTATCCGGAGCGAAGTCACTTGTGCTCCACCATGTTGTACCGAATACCCCAGGGGCCGCGGACCTCACGACCATGCTCTCAGCGGTGCGGAAAGACTACGACAGTGAAGTCGTGATCGCTGAGGACAACGATGTCTATAGAATCCGTCCCAGCGTGACTGCAGTCAGCGATGTAGTCGCACAGAGCGTCGGTGCTGTGGAGGCGACGGTATGA
- a CDS encoding MFS transporter, whose protein sequence is MTTHEDLADHTLRAAVRKGRMNRRAWIVTGLLVAFQIINFADKAVIGLVAGPAMKELGLTSGQFGFIGSAFFFLFSIAGIAVGFIAGKVPTRWILLTMGVSWAVLQFPMLFGGGAAVLLVTRILLGAAEGPATPISLQHAQAWFSPKERGLPSSVVAAGSAVGPIIAAPLLAWVIANPDLGWRWAFGLLGIVGLLWTLAWLMLGREGPYGHAGAPAEKPGAEVNAGPKTDVGSETDTNGEANLNAKSSIADYSDLLRMVPIRRVLGSWMFVVALLAGAGCFWAQGFLSTWSPKYLSSVVDLKPEMIGLVSTFPWIVGAGALLILGFASRYLMKRGVTVRWAMGALFGATLLISGLCFTVLPHMHGYGAVGFLTVGAGLALIYPLAPTAIAFCVCSKQRAAVMATLTGFASIGGVIAPAMVGMLMDRAGYLANPQGAGDTAEMASRLADGMNSSFILIGIYLTCVGLLSVVLLNPDRTARTLQKKFSFSG, encoded by the coding sequence ATGACCACACATGAGGACTTGGCTGATCACACCCTCCGTGCGGCAGTGCGCAAGGGGCGGATGAACCGGCGTGCCTGGATCGTCACTGGGCTTCTCGTTGCTTTTCAGATCATCAATTTTGCTGACAAAGCGGTCATCGGCCTCGTTGCAGGCCCTGCCATGAAGGAGCTCGGTCTCACGTCTGGCCAGTTCGGATTCATTGGAAGCGCATTCTTCTTCCTATTCTCTATTGCCGGAATAGCGGTGGGTTTCATCGCAGGCAAGGTTCCGACTCGGTGGATCCTCCTGACGATGGGTGTCTCGTGGGCTGTGCTGCAGTTTCCGATGCTCTTCGGGGGAGGGGCTGCGGTACTTCTCGTCACTCGAATTCTTCTGGGCGCAGCCGAAGGGCCCGCCACTCCGATTTCCCTTCAACACGCCCAAGCATGGTTCAGCCCGAAAGAACGTGGACTGCCGAGCAGCGTGGTTGCAGCCGGGTCGGCAGTTGGTCCGATCATCGCCGCGCCATTACTGGCATGGGTGATCGCCAATCCTGACCTTGGGTGGCGGTGGGCCTTCGGGCTGCTCGGAATCGTTGGTCTGTTGTGGACTCTGGCTTGGCTGATGCTCGGACGAGAAGGTCCTTACGGTCACGCTGGCGCGCCCGCAGAGAAGCCCGGCGCCGAGGTGAATGCTGGGCCCAAGACGGATGTTGGGTCCGAGACGGACACGAATGGTGAGGCGAATCTGAACGCGAAATCCAGTATTGCCGACTACTCGGATCTTCTCAGAATGGTTCCCATACGCCGAGTTTTGGGCTCGTGGATGTTCGTCGTCGCGCTGCTGGCGGGTGCCGGCTGTTTTTGGGCTCAAGGATTCCTTTCAACGTGGTCACCGAAGTATCTGTCCTCGGTTGTCGACCTGAAGCCGGAAATGATCGGGCTCGTCTCGACTTTTCCGTGGATCGTCGGAGCCGGCGCGTTGCTGATTCTGGGGTTCGCTTCTCGGTACTTGATGAAACGAGGTGTTACTGTGCGCTGGGCAATGGGTGCCCTATTTGGTGCGACCCTGCTGATCTCAGGATTGTGCTTCACAGTTCTCCCTCATATGCACGGGTATGGAGCGGTGGGATTTCTGACCGTGGGGGCGGGCCTTGCGCTGATCTATCCACTGGCTCCCACCGCAATCGCGTTCTGTGTCTGTTCGAAGCAGCGAGCTGCAGTAATGGCGACGCTGACGGGGTTCGCTTCGATCGGCGGTGTGATAGCTCCGGCGATGGTGGGGATGTTGATGGACAGGGCTGGCTATTTGGCAAACCCGCAAGGAGCTGGTGACACTGCAGAGATGGCGAGTCGATTGGCCGACGGAATGAACTCGTCGTTCATCCTCATCGGGATCTATCTGACTTGTGTTGGCTTGCTTTCCGTTGTTTTGCTCAACCCGGATCGCACAGCGCGGACTCTGCAGAAGAAATTCAGCTTCAGCGGCTGA